In Labrus mixtus chromosome 11, fLabMix1.1, whole genome shotgun sequence, a single window of DNA contains:
- the nradd gene encoding death domain-containing membrane protein NRADD, whose translation MKLFGICALLLVKVTFGDACASGKFTESGQCCSLCPAGFGVEVECGKEDTKCTPCPQGKFSSSEDLDSCHRCSRCPRYVTMVASCSATQDTQCKCRSGLYFRLDLCLPCSKCPRGQGVSQECGLKGNTQCQDCGPGTFSEEVSGTKPCQNCTQCSDSEVEIRPCMPNSDTLCMDKKLHILSRPPLDGANGTPSWSGVTEGEASPAPGTPKFTPQDEGGSNNILAYVSVLAAVVLGLLLYVAYKCWKSCKQKKALSKARAAELGTSPEGEKLQSDSGVFLDSQSLQDNQPSKGTKRDSKQDNRLYINLPPHRQEEVERLLQEGGGRGWRQLGAALGYEPEQLDLFGRGEAPAHTLLSNWAQKEGSTLGLLCSALARIERPDVVSGLNSPTQGVSVV comes from the exons ATGAAACTTTTTGGCATCTGCGCGCTCCTGCTTGTAAAA GTCACCTTTGGAGATGCCTGTGCCAGTGGTAAGTTCACTGAGTCGGGGCAGTGTTGCAGTCTGTGTCCTGCAGGCTTCGGAGTGGAGGTAGAGTGTGGGAAAGAGGATACCAAGTGCACGCCATGCCCACAGG GAAAATTTTCCTCGTCAGAAGACCTCGACTCTTGCCATCGCTGTTCAAGGTGCCCGCGGTATGTCACCATGGTGGCTTCTTGTTCTGCCACACAAGACACGCAATGCAAATGTAGAAGCGGCCTCTACTTTCGCTTAGACCTCTGTTTGCCCTGCTCTAAATGCCCGAGGGGTCAGGGTGTTTCCCAAGAGTGTGGCCTCAAAGGAAACACCCAGTGCCAGGACTGTGGCCCGGGAACCTTTTCTGAAGAGGTCAGTGGCACCAAACCCTGCCAGAACTGCACCCAGTGCTCGGACAGCGAGGTGGAGATTCGACCCTGCATGCCCAACTCTGACACACTGTGCATGG ATAAGAAGCTCCACATTTTGTCTCGTCCTCCTCTGGATGGGGCTAATGGGACTCCTAGCTGGTCTGGTGTTACTGAGGGGGAGGCCAGTCCCGCTCCTGGAACACCCAAGTTTACCCCGCAGGACGAAGGCGGCAGCAACAACATCCTGGCCTATGTGTCTGTTCTGGCTGCGGTGGTGCTCGGCCTGCTCCTTTATGTGGCTTATAAATG CTGGAAATCGTGTAAACAGAAGAAGGCTCTCTCTAAGGCCCGAGCGGCTGAGTTGGGAACATCTCCAGAGGGAGAAAAGCTCCAAAGTGACAGCGGTGTTTTTCTGGACTCTCAAAGCCTACAGGACAACCAGCCCAGCAAAG GTACCAAGAGGGACAGCAAGCAGGACAATCGTCTGTACATCAACCTCCCCCCTCACAGACAGGAAGAAGTGGAGCGCCTCCTTCAGGAGGGAGGGGGCCGGGGCTGGAGGCAGCTGGGTGCAGCACTGGGTTACGAGCCTGAACAGCTGGACCTGTTTGGGCGTGGAGAGGCCCCCGCTCACACGCTCCTCTCTAACTGGGCCCAGAAAGAAGGCTCCACTCTGGGACTGCTGTGTTCTGCACTGGCCCGCATTGAGAGGCCTGACGTGGTCTCGGGTCTTAACTCTCCAACGCAGGGCGTCTCTGTGGTGTAA